A stretch of the Notolabrus celidotus isolate fNotCel1 chromosome 3, fNotCel1.pri, whole genome shotgun sequence genome encodes the following:
- the sult5a1 gene encoding sulfotransferase family 5A, member 1 yields the protein MARLDVTEMFHGISFPGHLHTQDSLQLALKFPFQDSDILIVSYPKSGTTWMQEIVSLISNKGDPHLAQNVPNWARSPWLEQYYFAAVLETSPSTPRVITTHLPHHLLGPALHDSTTKVIYVSRNPKDVIVSFYHFHKMANFLPEADSFPEFFNQFLEGTLSYGSWFDHVKGWTNQTAALDKLLHVTYEEMSLDLHGAIKKVSSFLECPLVEDEVNTCVKHCSFSSMKHNNMVNYTLIPQEIMDHSKGSFMRKGKIGDWKNMLTEEQNQSFDKVYKSKMQDCTLEFVWEEQNEEERHVSEQATIKKDS from the exons ATGGCCAGGTTGGATGTGACAGAGATGTTTCATGGGATTTCGTTTCCTGGACACCTGCATACCCAGGACTCTTTGCAACTTGCTCTAAAATTCCCATTTCAGGACTCGGATATCCTCATCGTCTCCTACCCAAAGTCAG GCACCACGTGGATGCAGGAAATTGTGAGTCTCATATCCAACAAAGGAGACCCGCACTTGGCTCAGAATGTCCCAAACTGGGCTCGCTCTCCGTGGCTTGAGCAATATTATTTTGCAGCAGTACTGGAGACCTCACCCAGCACACCCCGAGTCATCACCACACACCTGCCTCATCACCTGCTGGGCCCCGCCCTCCACGACTCCACAACCAAG GTTATTTATGTGAGCAGAAACCCTAAAGATGTTATTGTGTCTTTTTACCACTTCCACAAAATGGCCAACTTCCTCCCCGAGGCTGACTCTTTTCCAGAGTTTTTCAATCAGTTCCTGGAGGGAACAT TATCCTACGGCTCCTGGTTTGACCATGTTAAAGGCTGGACCAATCAGACAGCTGCTTTGGACAAGCTGCTGCATGTCACCTATGAAGAGATGTCGCTG GACCTACATGGAGCCATAAAGAAGGTGAGTTCCTTCTTAGAGTGTCCTCTGGTAGAGGACGAGGTGAACACCTGTGTGAAACACTGCAGCTTCAGCagcatgaaacacaacaacatggtCAACTACACGCTGATCCCACAGGAGATAATGGACCACAGTAAGGGCTCCTTCATGAGGAAAG GTAAGATTGGAGATTGGAAAAACATGCTCACAGAGGAGCAGAATCAAAGTTTCGACAAAGTCTACAAGTCCAAGATGCAGGACTGCACATTAGAGTTTGTGTGGGAGGAGCAaaatgaagaggagagacatgTGAGTGAACAAGCAACAATAAAGAAAGACAGCTGA
- the hp gene encoding LOW QUALITY PROTEIN: haptoglobin (The sequence of the model RefSeq protein was modified relative to this genomic sequence to represent the inferred CDS: inserted 1 base in 1 codon) — protein sequence MKIFNKMWFLSVVLLLAAWGCLADLPDTEEKKIHTVSASRLASQRFRHRRMIVATLAPHVPWQAMIYLSDNMMTGGYAGGALISDRWILTAGRNVFARKTREDTRGRAPDTLKVYLGITGREEATESKEVAVQKIVLHPGFQNQTDWDNDLALIQLKEPVVMSNKVTPIPLPERGQNLPDVGFITGWGWGTHFDLSPTLKYLTVPLYDNSGCKREYQDNDLTPAVDDNMFCTGSIRPESNVCSGDAGGXLVATDPLTQDIYAAGILSYDKPCNRHRYAVYMKLTAYLPWIRSVIRGDTENSAALRSDAVSKMQSWQI from the exons ATGAAGATCTTCAACAAAATGTG GTTTCTTTCAGTTGTGCTCCTCCTGGCTGCATGGGGCTGCCTGGCTGATTTACCTGACACTGAAGAAAAGAAGATACACACTGTGTCAG ctTCCAGGTTGGCATCACAACGATTCAGACACAGGCGAATGATTGTGGCGACCCTGGCCCCACATGTCCCCTGGCAGGCCATGATCTACCTCTCTGACAACATGATGACCGGAGGTTATGCAGGAGGAGCCCTAATCTCTGACCGCTGGATTCTGACAGCTGGCAGGAATGTTTTTGCCCGGAAGACTAGAGAGGATACTCGAGGAAGAGCTCCCGACACTCTAAAAGTCTACCTGGGAATcacaggaagagaagaagctACTGAGTCCAAAGAGGTCGCTGTGCAGAAG ATTGTTCTCCATCCAGGCTTCCAGAACCAGACTGACTGGGACAACGACCTGGCTCTGATCCAGCTGAAGGAGCCTGTAGTCATGAGCAATAAAGTGACCCCCATCCCCCTCCCCGAGAGAGGCCAGAACCTCCCAGACGTAGGGTTCATTACAGGCTGGGGTTGGGGGACGCACTTCGACCTCTCTCCAACACTTAAATACCTGACCGTTCCTCTGTACGACAACTCCGGCTGTAAGAGAGAATACCAGGATAATGATCTCACACCAGCTGTGGATGACAACATGTTCTGCACCGGATCCATCAGGCCTGAGTCAAACGTTTGCTCTGGTGATGCAGGAG GCTTGGTCGCCACTGATCCCCTCACTCAGGACATTTATGCTGCCGGGATCCTGTCCTATGACAAGCCCTGCAACAGGCACAGATATGCAGTCTATATGAAGCTCACTGCATATTTGCCCTGGATCCGTAGTGTCATCAGAGGAGATACAGAGAACTCTGCCGCTCTGCGCTCTGATGCAGTGTCCAAGATGCAATCATGGCAAATATAG